From Luteolibacter arcticus, one genomic window encodes:
- a CDS encoding 3-keto-disaccharide hydrolase, protein MPVRPILSSFVLPFVFIATPLAAADEAPAFQPLFNGRDLSGWVDVNTSPATWTVKDDLLICTGNPIGVMRSEKQYENFILQIEWRHMKEGGNSGVFVWSEGTPAPGQRLPKGMEVQMLELQWLRLNPKADGSPNHPGYVSGELFGANGLQAVPDFPRGERSMSKEMRCNGVGEWNRYEVVCVDGVIKLSINGKFVNGMSQASVRKGYLCLEAEGSEIHFRNIRLLELPGGMATAEQTAPVIAK, encoded by the coding sequence ATGCCCGTCCGACCTATTCTTTCCTCGTTCGTTCTCCCATTCGTCTTCATCGCGACGCCCCTCGCGGCAGCGGACGAGGCACCTGCCTTCCAACCTCTCTTCAACGGCCGCGACCTCAGCGGCTGGGTGGATGTGAATACCTCGCCCGCGACGTGGACGGTGAAGGACGACCTGCTCATCTGCACCGGCAACCCGATCGGCGTGATGCGGTCGGAGAAGCAGTATGAGAACTTCATCCTGCAGATCGAGTGGCGGCACATGAAGGAGGGTGGCAACTCCGGCGTCTTCGTGTGGAGCGAAGGCACGCCCGCCCCGGGCCAGCGGCTGCCGAAGGGCATGGAGGTCCAGATGCTGGAACTCCAGTGGCTGCGGCTCAATCCGAAGGCCGACGGCTCACCCAACCACCCCGGCTACGTCTCCGGTGAACTGTTCGGAGCCAATGGCCTGCAAGCGGTGCCGGATTTCCCGCGCGGGGAACGCAGCATGTCCAAAGAGATGCGCTGCAACGGCGTGGGCGAATGGAACCGCTATGAAGTCGTCTGCGTCGATGGCGTGATCAAGCTGTCGATCAACGGCAAGTTCGTGAACGGCATGAGCCAGGCGAGCGTGCGAAAGGGCTACCTGTGCCTGGAGGCGGAGGGCTCGGAGATCCACTTCCGGAACATCCGCTTGCTCGAGTTGCCCGGTGGCATGGCGACCGCGGAGCAGACTGCCCCCGTGATTGCGAAGTAG
- a CDS encoding L-serine ammonia-lyase encodes MTLSALDLFTIGVGPSSSHTVGPMRAACRFVRKIEADGLASRVARLRCDLYGSLAATGKGHGTDTAILLGFLGEEPETVVIDSIPEKLAAIRAGKLLTPWGAELDCDEKRDLDFKRLKPLPLHPNGMHFTALDQDGAPLADAVIYSLGGGFIASEAEMKTPPAAEIEQPYPFTNAAELMAHCERTGLSIASLLLANENALRPEAETRARLDAIWQAMQACVKRGCSQEGTLPGGLKVTRRAKAIYENLRSNSEACLNDPLTILDWVNLYALAVNEENAAGGRVVTAPTNGAAGIIPAVLHYAARFRHPSHPDGVHRFLLTAAAIGMLYKRNASISGAEAGCQGEVGVACSMAAAGLVEYLGGTPKQVENAAEIGMEHNLGLTCDPVGGLVQIPCIERNAMASVKAINASRLALAGDGSHFVSLDKVIKTMRDTGRDMKSKYKETSRGGLAVNVVEC; translated from the coding sequence ATGACCCTCTCCGCTCTCGACCTGTTCACCATTGGCGTCGGCCCGTCGTCATCCCACACCGTGGGGCCGATGCGCGCCGCGTGCCGGTTTGTTCGAAAGATCGAGGCGGATGGTCTCGCTTCGCGCGTGGCGAGATTGCGTTGCGATCTTTACGGCTCGCTCGCCGCGACGGGAAAGGGCCACGGAACGGATACCGCAATTCTGTTAGGCTTCCTCGGTGAAGAGCCGGAGACGGTCGTCATCGATTCCATTCCCGAAAAGCTCGCCGCGATCCGTGCGGGGAAATTACTCACGCCGTGGGGAGCCGAGCTGGATTGCGACGAGAAGCGCGACCTCGACTTCAAGCGCCTCAAGCCATTGCCGCTGCATCCCAACGGCATGCATTTCACCGCGCTCGATCAAGACGGAGCGCCGCTCGCCGATGCGGTGATCTACTCACTCGGCGGCGGCTTCATCGCCAGCGAGGCCGAGATGAAAACTCCGCCCGCGGCCGAGATCGAACAGCCCTATCCCTTCACGAATGCCGCGGAACTGATGGCGCACTGCGAGCGGACGGGCCTGTCCATCGCCTCGCTGCTGCTCGCCAACGAGAACGCGCTGCGGCCGGAAGCTGAAACCCGCGCGCGCCTCGACGCCATCTGGCAGGCCATGCAGGCCTGCGTGAAGCGCGGCTGCTCGCAGGAAGGCACGCTTCCCGGCGGCCTGAAGGTGACGCGCCGCGCCAAGGCGATCTACGAGAACCTTCGTAGCAATTCGGAAGCCTGTCTGAATGACCCGCTGACCATCCTCGATTGGGTGAACCTCTACGCGCTCGCGGTGAACGAGGAGAACGCCGCCGGTGGCCGCGTGGTGACGGCCCCGACCAACGGTGCCGCCGGCATCATCCCCGCCGTGCTGCACTATGCGGCGCGTTTCCGTCACCCATCCCACCCGGATGGCGTGCATCGCTTCCTACTCACAGCCGCCGCGATCGGCATGCTCTACAAGCGCAATGCCTCCATCTCCGGTGCGGAGGCCGGCTGCCAGGGTGAGGTCGGCGTCGCCTGCTCGATGGCTGCCGCGGGACTGGTCGAGTATCTCGGCGGCACCCCCAAGCAGGTCGAGAACGCCGCCGAGATCGGCATGGAGCACAACCTCGGCCTGACCTGCGACCCCGTCGGCGGCTTGGTCCAGATCCCCTGCATCGAGCGCAACGCGATGGCCTCGGTGAAAGCGATCAATGCCTCACGCCTCGCCCTGGCAGGCGATGGCTCGCACTTCGTCTCGCTCGACAAGGTCATCAAGACCATGCGCGACACCGGCCGCGACATGAAGAGCAAGTACAAGGAAACGTCCCGCGGCGGCCTGGCGGTGAATGTCGTGGAGTGTTAG
- a CDS encoding sulfatase family protein yields the protein MNAILSVVVAVLLAGIAGARPNIVLFVTDDQSPIAGCYGSPIIQTPHLDALAKEGTRFTQAFATTASCSASRSVILTGLHNHANGQFGHVHDYHKFETFASCAALSLPLQLKSLGYRTAHIGKLHVAPESVYHFDQYLKPAGGGSNTPKWIESCEPLFTEKSDAPFFLCFWTNDPHRSGATDESAPEKLKPNRFGNPPAGESYPGTEEVTYDPAKLPVPDFLPDTPECRRELAQYYQSVTRTDKALGALIAALKEAGQYDNTLIVFTADHGMAFPGAKTTVYEAGLHVPFIVRMPGTAGGIANDAMISHTDITPSLLDAAGGYDAEKAGPKQLLPVATLGVGENAGPKFARYHGRSWTGLLGKEHGEGWDEVIASHTFHEIQMYYPMRAIRDRRFKLIWNIASPLPYPFASDLWAASTWQAQYQKGVEAPYGKRTVGSYIQRPKFELYDLIADAAESKNLADDPAFATQLTGLKERLKAAQKETADPWVLKWRYE from the coding sequence GTGAACGCGATCCTATCCGTCGTCGTGGCCGTCTTGCTGGCCGGCATAGCCGGTGCCCGGCCAAATATCGTGCTCTTCGTTACCGACGACCAGAGCCCGATCGCCGGCTGCTACGGCTCGCCGATCATTCAGACGCCGCATCTGGATGCACTGGCGAAAGAAGGCACGCGCTTCACCCAGGCCTTCGCCACCACGGCGTCCTGCTCGGCCAGTCGTTCGGTCATCCTTACCGGACTGCACAACCACGCCAATGGCCAGTTCGGCCACGTGCATGACTACCACAAGTTCGAAACCTTCGCGAGCTGCGCCGCGCTCAGCCTGCCGCTGCAACTGAAGTCGCTCGGCTACCGCACCGCGCACATCGGCAAGCTCCACGTGGCACCGGAGTCGGTCTATCACTTCGATCAGTACCTCAAGCCCGCTGGCGGCGGTAGCAACACGCCGAAGTGGATCGAATCCTGCGAGCCGCTCTTCACCGAGAAATCCGACGCGCCATTCTTCCTCTGCTTCTGGACCAATGATCCGCACCGCAGCGGCGCGACCGATGAAAGCGCTCCGGAGAAGCTGAAGCCGAACCGCTTCGGCAATCCGCCAGCCGGTGAATCGTATCCGGGCACGGAGGAAGTCACCTACGACCCGGCAAAGCTGCCGGTGCCGGACTTTTTGCCAGACACTCCGGAATGCCGCCGCGAGCTCGCCCAGTATTACCAAAGCGTGACGCGCACCGACAAAGCCCTCGGCGCGCTGATCGCCGCGCTCAAGGAAGCCGGGCAGTACGACAACACGCTGATCGTCTTCACCGCCGACCACGGCATGGCTTTTCCCGGTGCCAAGACCACCGTCTATGAAGCCGGGCTTCACGTGCCGTTCATCGTCCGCATGCCCGGCACGGCCGGAGGGATCGCAAACGACGCGATGATTTCCCACACCGATATCACGCCGTCGTTGCTCGATGCCGCGGGCGGCTACGACGCGGAGAAGGCTGGCCCGAAGCAACTGCTTCCGGTCGCGACGCTGGGTGTCGGCGAAAACGCGGGGCCCAAGTTCGCGCGCTATCACGGGCGCTCGTGGACCGGTCTGCTAGGAAAGGAACACGGCGAGGGCTGGGACGAGGTGATCGCCTCGCACACCTTCCACGAGATCCAGATGTATTACCCGATGCGTGCGATCCGTGACCGGCGCTTCAAGCTGATCTGGAACATCGCCTCGCCGCTTCCCTACCCCTTTGCGTCGGACCTGTGGGCCGCATCGACATGGCAAGCCCAATACCAGAAGGGCGTCGAGGCACCGTACGGCAAGCGCACCGTCGGCTCCTATATCCAGCGGCCGAAGTTCGAGCTCTACGACCTGATCGCCGATGCGGCGGAGTCGAAAAACCTGGCCGATGATCCGGCATTCGCCACTCAGCTCACCGGGCTGAAGGAGCGGCTCAAGGCGGCCCAAAAGGAGACCGCGGATCCTTGGGTGCTGAAGTGGCGGTATGAATGA
- a CDS encoding LamG-like jellyroll fold domain-containing protein — translation MKRDEDIARLLAGDLEEAERQELAGQLATDPEALKSLGGHAVVEGLLGVALEDEFSAERRHGKLMAALHRVDQDEFLSGVRGKIRRRSWRNRVTAIAAMVVFGFSTWLFMRPEKMGSVSRLETVTWSDAAQLTEGEALKPGTRLRFQSGLVELEMGGRGRMIVEGPADLEFAGPMSSVLHRGRVLMRFTEAGHGYRLNTPVGTVDHGTEFGVSVSNEGVETHVLEGEVEAIPTGGEMVLLKKNDALRFDGKGGERMAADTGSFYTALPPQRSGAPRAIHWPLEGAATGKDAAQVRGFQGTGYDLQLRAMEQGKAPSAVPGVFDSAFAFDGKGGYAESDFPGIGGQEPRTVSFWVRVPQDFSTREGFGIVSWGQFAGDNHGGVWQVSVNPLLEEGPVGRLRVGAHGGQIVGATDLRDGQWHHVAVVLFEASHADIGKHVLIYLDGELEPISRRSLLALNTRTEGASHGVWLGRNVAYNQSVPDHHHGGFFRGEVDEVFIFDTALSHDEILALKTRNEMPETPP, via the coding sequence ATGAAGCGGGACGAAGACATTGCGCGGCTGCTGGCCGGCGATCTGGAGGAAGCGGAGCGGCAAGAACTCGCGGGACAACTCGCCACCGACCCGGAGGCCCTCAAAAGCCTCGGCGGACACGCGGTTGTCGAGGGCCTGTTAGGCGTGGCGCTCGAAGACGAGTTCTCGGCCGAGCGCCGTCACGGGAAATTGATGGCGGCACTGCACCGCGTAGATCAGGACGAGTTTCTTTCCGGCGTGCGGGGTAAGATCCGCCGCCGGAGCTGGCGGAACCGCGTCACGGCGATCGCCGCGATGGTCGTGTTCGGCTTCTCCACCTGGCTGTTCATGCGGCCGGAGAAGATGGGCAGCGTGAGCCGTCTCGAAACGGTCACTTGGAGCGATGCCGCGCAACTTACGGAAGGAGAAGCGCTCAAGCCGGGTACCCGCCTGCGCTTCCAGAGCGGACTGGTGGAGCTGGAGATGGGCGGTCGTGGCCGGATGATCGTGGAAGGTCCCGCCGACCTGGAATTCGCCGGACCGATGAGCTCGGTTCTTCACCGTGGCCGTGTGCTCATGCGCTTCACCGAGGCCGGTCACGGCTACCGGCTCAATACGCCGGTAGGCACGGTCGACCACGGCACCGAGTTCGGCGTCTCCGTCAGCAACGAGGGGGTGGAGACTCACGTGCTCGAAGGCGAAGTGGAAGCCATCCCGACCGGCGGTGAAATGGTGCTGCTGAAGAAGAACGACGCCCTGCGCTTCGACGGCAAGGGAGGTGAACGCATGGCCGCTGACACCGGATCCTTCTACACCGCCTTGCCGCCGCAGCGCTCGGGGGCGCCACGGGCGATCCACTGGCCGCTGGAAGGAGCCGCCACCGGCAAGGATGCGGCGCAAGTCCGTGGCTTCCAGGGAACCGGCTACGACCTGCAGCTCCGTGCCATGGAGCAAGGCAAGGCACCCTCCGCGGTGCCGGGCGTGTTTGACTCCGCCTTCGCCTTCGATGGCAAGGGTGGCTATGCCGAGAGCGACTTCCCCGGCATCGGCGGACAAGAACCGCGCACCGTCAGCTTCTGGGTGAGGGTGCCGCAGGACTTCAGCACGCGCGAAGGCTTCGGCATCGTCTCATGGGGCCAATTTGCGGGCGACAACCACGGCGGCGTCTGGCAGGTCTCCGTCAACCCGCTGTTAGAGGAAGGTCCGGTGGGCCGTCTGCGCGTCGGCGCGCACGGAGGCCAGATCGTCGGCGCGACTGATTTGCGCGACGGCCAGTGGCACCATGTCGCCGTGGTGCTCTTCGAAGCGTCGCACGCGGACATTGGCAAGCATGTGCTCATTTATCTGGACGGTGAGCTGGAGCCGATCTCGCGGCGTTCCCTGCTAGCATTGAACACGCGAACCGAAGGCGCGAGCCACGGCGTCTGGCTGGGGCGGAACGTCGCCTACAACCAGAGTGTTCCAGATCACCATCACGGCGGATTCTTCCGCGGCGAGGTGGACGAGGTCTTCATCTTCGACACTGCCCTTTCGCACGACGAGATTCTCGCGCTGAAGACTCGCAATGAGATGCCGGAGACGCCACCATGA
- a CDS encoding sigma-70 family RNA polymerase sigma factor, with protein sequence MNPVFDSPASSSDALLQRMQARGPGWMEAFGELVRLHEGWVRGFLRSRIRDWAAADDLAQDVFVTAFRRIKTYSGDASFEGWLRGIAINHLRNFVRKRREQCIGGNDELQALIDRGADTFLASGDESGALDALHTCLGKIDGPSRELLNQRYVTGKTVREISAESGRGYSALTMQLHRLRELLAECVQRKMEVRES encoded by the coding sequence GTGAACCCTGTCTTCGACTCACCGGCTTCTTCTTCGGATGCCTTGCTGCAGCGGATGCAAGCGCGCGGCCCCGGCTGGATGGAAGCCTTCGGGGAACTCGTGCGGCTCCACGAGGGCTGGGTGCGTGGATTTCTCCGCTCGCGCATCCGCGATTGGGCCGCGGCGGACGATCTGGCGCAGGACGTCTTCGTCACCGCCTTCCGCCGCATCAAGACCTACAGCGGAGACGCCAGCTTCGAGGGCTGGCTGCGCGGGATCGCCATCAATCACCTGCGGAACTTCGTGAGAAAGCGCCGCGAGCAATGCATCGGCGGCAACGACGAACTGCAGGCGCTGATCGACCGCGGTGCGGACACCTTCCTTGCCAGCGGCGATGAAAGCGGTGCGCTCGACGCACTGCACACCTGCCTCGGCAAGATCGATGGTCCTTCGCGAGAGCTGCTCAATCAGCGCTACGTGACGGGCAAGACAGTGCGCGAGATTTCCGCCGAGAGCGGCAGGGGCTACTCGGCGCTGACGATGCAGCTTCACAGGCTGCGGGAACTCTTGGCAGAATGCGTGCAGCGGAAAATGGAGGTGCGGGAATCATGA